The DNA window CATCCATTTGTCGCGGTCTGAATCGCGCTCAATTTCCTCGACGGTTTTACCCGAATGGTGCGCCAGAATCTCATACAATTCAACACGCAGCTTCACAATTTCGCGGGCCGTGATCTCAATATCAACCGACTGACCCTGCGCACCACCCGACGGCTGGTGAATCATGACACGGGCGTGGGGCAGCGCCGACCGCTTGCCAGCCGCACCACCTGCCAGCAGCACGGCGCCCATCGACGCAGCAAGGCTGGTGCAGACAGTAGCCACGTCGGGCCGCACGTACTGCATGGTGTCGTAAATACCCAGACCAGCATATACCGACCCGCCAGGGCTGTTGAGGTACATCAGGATGTCTTTCTTCGGATCGGCCGACTCGAGGAACAGCAGCTGCGCAACGATGATGTTGGCAATGTTGTCGTCGACGGGCAGGCCCATGAAAATGATGCGGTCAGCCATCAGGCGCGAGAACACGTCTACTTCACGGAAGTTCATCGGGCGCTCTTCGATGACCGAGCGGGTCATATTTTCAACGGTATGGTTGACATAACCGTCCACCGTCAGGCCGTTAAGACCCATGTGGTGTACGGCGTACTTGCGGAATTCTTTTTCGTAATTCATAATCGGGGTTTTACTACCTAAATTAAAAACGATTGAGGGGCTCGGTAAGTTTCGCCGACGCTCTTCGTCTGGGCAACCGACAGCCACCAAAACGACCGTCGCACCGAACGATACAAAAATGCGTTATCATGCGGAAAAACAAGGTCGGTTTGGGTTTACAAATTATCGATCAGACTTGAGATGAAAGCTTCCATCGCCGAAAAAATTAGGCAACACCGCCTGCAACGCGGTTTTTCGCAGGAAAACATGGCCGACCTGCTGGGCTTATCGACCACAGCGTACGGCGACATCGAGCGCGGCAAAACCGACCTGACCCTGTCGCGCCTGAACCAGATTGCCGACACGCTGGGCCTGCAACCAGTGGCGTTACTGGCAGACGAACCACCATTCATCCCCGCCGTGACGGTCGATACGCACGAACTGGATACCCTCCGGCTGACGGTCGAGAAGCAACAGATCGAACTGGACAAACTCCGGCTCGAAGCCGACTACTGGAAGCGCCGGTACGACGAACGCATCGCTATGGAACTGGCCCGATCGATGGGTATGCAGCAAACCCGTGAGCGAATTGGGTTTTAGGTTTTCGACGGGCCGACGGGCCGGTGTTCAGGTTACGGTTTTCTTTTTCAAACATCAGACCGCCGAAGCGGCATCCTGCTGTTTGAGACAATTAGCTGGCGTCTAAACCTCAGCACTTCAATTCAGACAAGCAGCAGGCCGTCGATGATCGTCAGCGTGAACGAGCCTTATTTCATAAGTAATCCCTACCGGTTGACCAACCGCTGTAAACTACAATGCCCCACCGTATCATCAGGCCCATTTTTGGGCTCCTACTTGTTTTCATGGCCCTTCTCTTCGTTAGTGACTACGCCTTCGCGTGGCCCAGCCGACGCATCAAAGACATCGCCTACGTCAGCCCCGATGCGCCCGGCTTCGACACGGAACGCCACCGACTCGACGTGTACCAACCCCGCCATCAGTCGGGCAAAAAACAGCCGGTTGTCATCTTTATCCACGGCGGTAGCTGGAACAGCGGCAGCAAAAATATCTATTGGTTTATCGGTCGGCGGCTGGCGAAGCAGGGCATCGTGGCCGTCATCATCAACTACCGGCTGGCCCCTGACGTGGAAGTACCGGCCATGGCCGACGATGGCGCGCAGGCCGTTCGCTGGACGCAGCAGCATATCGCCGAGTACGGGGGCGACCCGAATCGCATCTTCGTCATGGGGCACTCAGCGGGGGCCGGACTGGCGGCCCTACTTGCCACCGACAACACGTACTTTTCTAAACTTGGCCTGTCAGCAAATCCCATTAAAGGGGCTATTCTGGACGACCCCGCCGGACTGGATATGTACGACTATCTGAAGAAGATGGAATATCCCAACGATCAGCAATACCTGGTTCCGTTCGGCAAAAACCCCGAT is part of the Spirosoma rhododendri genome and encodes:
- a CDS encoding helix-turn-helix domain-containing protein, translating into MKASIAEKIRQHRLQRGFSQENMADLLGLSTTAYGDIERGKTDLTLSRLNQIADTLGLQPVALLADEPPFIPAVTVDTHELDTLRLTVEKQQIELDKLRLEADYWKRRYDERIAMELARSMGMQQTRERIGF
- a CDS encoding ClpP family protease, which produces MNYEKEFRKYAVHHMGLNGLTVDGYVNHTVENMTRSVIEERPMNFREVDVFSRLMADRIIFMGLPVDDNIANIIVAQLLFLESADPKKDILMYLNSPGGSVYAGLGIYDTMQYVRPDVATVCTSLAASMGAVLLAGGAAGKRSALPHARVMIHQPSGGAQGQSVDIEITAREIVKLRVELYEILAHHSGKTVEEIERDSDRDKWMRASEAKEYGLIDEVLTREK
- a CDS encoding alpha/beta hydrolase — encoded protein: MALLFVSDYAFAWPSRRIKDIAYVSPDAPGFDTERHRLDVYQPRHQSGKKQPVVIFIHGGSWNSGSKNIYWFIGRRLAKQGIVAVIINYRLAPDVEVPAMADDGAQAVRWTQQHIAEYGGDPNRIFVMGHSAGAGLAALLATDNTYFSKLGLSANPIKGAILDDPAGLDMYDYLKKMEYPNDQQYLVPFGKNPDVWRAVSPMYHVSKASPPMLLFVGGKTYPSIANSSERFRQKLTELGVRHEFTLIPGKKHIPMVLQLFWQNNIIYQQLLKLVEVRK